Proteins found in one Allorhizobium pseudoryzae genomic segment:
- the fusA gene encoding elongation factor G, translated as MAREYKIEDYRNFGIMAHIDAGKTTTTERILYYTGKSHKIGEVHDGAATMDWMEQEQERGITITSAATTTFWKGRDGKMRRFNIIDTPGHVDFTIEVERSLRVLDGAIALLDANAGVEPQTETVWRQAEKYHVPRMIFCNKMDKTGADFYRSVEMIKTRLGATAVVMQLPIGAETEFKGVIDLIEMNALVWRDESLGAAWDVVEIPEDMKAKAEEYREKLIETVVEIDEEAMEAYLNGDMPDNDKIRELVRRGTIDVKFHPMFCGTAFKNKGVQPLLDAVVEYLPSPLDIPAIKGIDFKTEAEIERHADDSEPLSMLAFKIMNDPFVGSLTFARIYSGKLEKGASVMNTVKDKRERVGRMLQMHSNSREDIEEAFAGDIVALAGLKETTTGDTLCDPLKPVILERMEFPEPVIQIAIEPKSKGDQEKMGLALNRLAAEDPSFRVKTDQESGQTIIAGMGELHLDIIVDRMRREFKVEATVGAPQVAYRETITKAHEEDYTHKKQSGGTGQFARVKIIFEPNPEGEDFKFESKIVGGAVPKEYIPGVQKGIESVLSSGPLAGFPMLGVKATLVDGAFHDVDSSVLAFEIASRACFREAAKKAGAQLLEPMMKVEVVTPEDYVGDVIGDLNSRRGQIQGQESRGIAVVINAHVPLANMFKYVDNLRSMSQGRAQYSMVFDHYAPVPTNVAQEIQAKYSGQK; from the coding sequence ATGGCTCGCGAGTATAAAATCGAAGACTACCGTAATTTCGGTATCATGGCGCATATCGACGCCGGCAAGACGACGACCACCGAGCGTATTCTCTATTACACCGGTAAGTCGCACAAGATCGGCGAAGTCCATGACGGCGCCGCGACCATGGACTGGATGGAGCAGGAGCAGGAGCGTGGCATCACGATCACGTCCGCTGCGACCACGACCTTCTGGAAGGGTCGCGACGGCAAGATGCGTCGCTTCAACATCATCGACACCCCCGGCCACGTCGACTTCACCATCGAAGTCGAGCGTTCGCTGCGCGTTCTCGACGGTGCGATCGCTCTCCTCGACGCCAACGCTGGTGTTGAGCCGCAGACGGAAACCGTCTGGCGTCAGGCCGAGAAGTATCATGTTCCGCGCATGATCTTCTGCAACAAGATGGACAAGACCGGCGCTGACTTCTACCGCTCGGTCGAGATGATCAAGACCCGTCTCGGTGCGACGGCTGTTGTCATGCAGCTGCCGATCGGCGCCGAGACCGAGTTCAAGGGCGTCATCGACCTGATCGAGATGAACGCGCTCGTCTGGCGCGACGAATCGCTCGGCGCTGCCTGGGACGTCGTCGAAATCCCGGAAGACATGAAGGCGAAGGCTGAAGAATATCGCGAAAAGCTGATCGAGACCGTTGTCGAGATCGACGAAGAAGCGATGGAAGCCTACCTGAACGGCGACATGCCGGATAACGACAAAATCCGTGAACTGGTTCGCCGCGGCACGATCGACGTCAAGTTCCACCCGATGTTCTGCGGTACCGCGTTCAAGAACAAGGGCGTTCAGCCGCTGCTCGACGCCGTCGTCGAATACCTGCCGTCGCCGCTCGACATCCCGGCGATCAAGGGCATCGACTTCAAGACGGAAGCCGAGATCGAGCGTCATGCCGACGACAGCGAGCCGCTGTCCATGCTGGCGTTCAAGATCATGAACGACCCCTTCGTCGGTTCGCTCACCTTCGCCCGCATCTATTCCGGCAAGCTGGAAAAGGGCGCATCGGTCATGAACACGGTCAAGGACAAGCGCGAGCGCGTCGGCCGCATGCTGCAGATGCACTCCAACAGCCGTGAAGACATCGAAGAAGCCTTTGCAGGCGACATCGTGGCTCTCGCCGGCCTGAAGGAAACCACCACGGGTGACACGCTCTGCGATCCGCTGAAGCCGGTTATCCTCGAGCGCATGGAATTCCCCGAGCCGGTCATCCAGATCGCGATCGAGCCGAAGTCCAAGGGCGATCAGGAAAAGATGGGTCTTGCCCTCAACCGCCTGGCAGCCGAAGACCCGTCCTTCCGCGTCAAGACCGACCAGGAATCCGGCCAGACGATCATTGCCGGCATGGGCGAACTTCACCTCGACATCATCGTCGACCGCATGCGTCGCGAGTTCAAGGTCGAGGCCACCGTCGGTGCTCCGCAGGTTGCCTACCGTGAAACCATCACGAAGGCGCACGAAGAAGACTACACGCACAAGAAGCAGTCCGGTGGTACCGGCCAGTTCGCGCGCGTCAAGATCATCTTCGAACCGAACCCGGAAGGCGAAGACTTCAAGTTCGAATCCAAGATCGTCGGCGGTGCTGTTCCGAAGGAATACATCCCGGGCGTTCAGAAGGGTATCGAAAGCGTTCTGTCGTCTGGTCCGCTCGCCGGCTTCCCGATGCTGGGCGTCAAGGCCACCCTCGTTGACGGTGCCTTCCACGACGTCGACTCGTCGGTTCTCGCCTTCGAAATCGCATCGCGTGCCTGCTTCCGTGAAGCCGCCAAGAAGGCCGGCGCACAGCTGCTCGAGCCGATGATGAAGGTCGAAGTCGTGACGCCGGAAGACTATGTCGGCGACGTCATCGGCGACCTGAACTCCCGTCGTGGTCAGATCCAGGGCCAGGAAAGCCGCGGCATTGCCGTGGTGATCAACGCCCACGTGCCGCTGGCCAACATGTTCAAGTACGTCGACAACCTGCGCTCCATGTCCCAGGGCCGCGCGCAGTACTCGATGGTCTTCGATCATTACGCGCCGGTTCCGACGAACGTCGCACAGGAAATCCAGGCAAAGTACTCCGGTCAGAAGTGA
- a CDS encoding transcriptional regulator: MITSPDNDNNFDSPMVFIIIGKGYETKDSAGTELHILLTAPDDDTAVREALNALSEEGFIEADLDQIGVLTEEPVEEPHAAAYQGALEGEVSIIRFG, from the coding sequence ATGATCACCTCGCCCGACAATGACAACAACTTCGATTCGCCCATGGTCTTCATCATCATCGGCAAGGGTTACGAGACGAAGGACAGCGCCGGCACGGAACTGCACATCCTCCTGACCGCCCCGGACGACGATACCGCGGTGCGCGAGGCGCTCAACGCGCTGTCCGAGGAAGGCTTCATCGAAGCCGATCTCGACCAGATCGGCGTGCTGACCGAAGAACCGGTCGAAGAACCGCATGCCGCCGCCTATCAAGGCGCGCTGGAAGGCGAAGTCTCGATCATCCGCTTCGGCTGA
- the tuf gene encoding elongation factor Tu yields the protein MAKSKFERTKPHVNIGTIGHVDHGKTSLTAAITKFFGEFKAYDQIDAAPEEKARGITISTAHVEYETANRHYAHVDCPGHADYVKNMITGAAQMDGAILVCSAADGPMPQTREHILLARQVGVPALVVFLNKVDQVDDAELLELVELEVRELLSSYDFPGDDIPVVKGSALAALEDSNKTIGEDAVRELMAQVDAYIPTPERPIDQPFLMPIEDVFSISGRGTVVTGRVERGIVKVGEEVEIVGIRATSKTTVTGVEMFRKLLDQGQAGDNIGALIRGVQRDGVERGQILCKPGSVKPHKKFKAEAYILTKEEGGRHTPFFTNYRPQFYFRTTDVTGIVTLPEGTEMVMPGDNVTVDVELIVPIAMEEKLRFAIREGGRTVGAGIVASIIE from the coding sequence ATGGCAAAGAGCAAGTTTGAGCGTACCAAGCCGCATGTGAACATCGGCACGATTGGCCACGTTGACCATGGCAAGACGTCTCTGACGGCAGCGATCACGAAGTTCTTCGGTGAATTCAAGGCGTACGACCAGATCGACGCAGCACCGGAAGAAAAGGCGCGCGGCATCACCATCTCGACGGCACACGTTGAGTACGAGACGGCCAACCGTCACTACGCGCACGTTGACTGCCCCGGCCACGCCGACTACGTCAAGAACATGATCACCGGTGCTGCCCAGATGGACGGCGCGATCCTGGTTTGCTCCGCAGCTGACGGCCCGATGCCGCAGACGCGCGAGCACATCCTGCTCGCCCGCCAGGTTGGCGTTCCGGCTCTGGTCGTGTTCTTGAACAAGGTCGATCAGGTCGATGACGCGGAACTTCTCGAGCTCGTCGAGCTGGAAGTGCGTGAACTTCTGTCGTCCTACGACTTCCCCGGCGACGACATCCCGGTTGTCAAGGGTTCGGCTCTGGCGGCTCTGGAAGATTCCAACAAGACGATCGGCGAAGACGCGGTTCGTGAACTGATGGCCCAGGTCGACGCCTACATCCCGACGCCTGAGCGTCCGATCGACCAGCCGTTCCTGATGCCGATCGAAGACGTGTTCTCGATCTCGGGTCGTGGTACGGTTGTGACCGGCCGCGTCGAGCGTGGTATCGTCAAGGTTGGTGAAGAAGTCGAAATCGTCGGCATCCGCGCCACCTCCAAGACGACCGTTACCGGCGTTGAAATGTTCCGCAAGCTGCTCGACCAGGGCCAGGCCGGCGACAACATTGGCGCTCTGATCCGTGGCGTTCAGCGTGACGGCGTCGAGCGTGGCCAGATCCTGTGCAAGCCGGGTTCGGTCAAGCCGCACAAGAAGTTCAAGGCCGAAGCCTACATCCTGACGAAGGAAGAAGGCGGCCGTCATACGCCGTTCTTCACGAACTACCGTCCGCAGTTCTACTTCCGTACGACGGACGTGACGGGGATCGTGACGCTTCCGGAAGGCACGGAAATGGTGATGCCGGGCGACAACGTCACCGTTGACGTCGAGCTGATCGTTCCGATCGCGATGGAAGAAAAGCTGCGCTTCGCGATCCGCGAAGGCGGCCGTACCGTCGGCGCCGGCATCGTCGCCTCGATCATCGAGTAA
- the rpoC gene encoding DNA-directed RNA polymerase subunit beta' — MNQEVMNLFNPQVPAQQFDSIRISIASPEKILSWSYGEIKKPETINYRTFKPERDGLFCARIFGPIKDYECLCGKYKRMKYKGIICEKCGVEVTLSRVRRERMGHIELAAPVAHIWFLKSLPSRISTLLDMTLKDVERVLYFENYIVTEPGLTALKEHQLLSEEEYMLAIDEYGEDQFSAMIGAEAIYEMLASMNLEKLAGDLRSDLADTTSDLKQKKLMKRLKIVENFIESGNRPEWMIMKVVPVIPPDLRPLVPLDGGRFATSDLNDLYRRVINRNNRLKRLIELRAPGIIIRNEKRMLQESVDALFDNGRRGRVITGANKRPLKSLSDMLKGKQGRFRQNLLGKRVDYSGRSVIVTGPELKLHQCGLPKKMALELFKPFIYARLDAKGYSSTVKQAKKLVEKEKPEVWDILDEVIREHPVLLNRAPTLHRLGIQAFEPILVEGKAIQLHPLVCTAFNADFDGDQMAVHVPLSLEAQLEARVLMMSTNNILHPANGAPIIVPSQDMVLGLYYLSIMNQNEPGEGMVFSDMGELHHALENKVVTLHAKIRGRFKSVDEEGKPYTKIFETTPGRMIIGELLPKNGKVPFDICNQEMTKKNISKMIDTVYRHCGQKDTVIFCDRIMQLGFTHACRAGISFGKDDMIIPETKAKIVGETESLVKEYEQQYNDGLITQGEKYNKVVDAWGKATEKVAEDMMARIKAVEFDAETGRQKPMNAIYMMSHSGARGSPNQMRQLGGMRGLMAKPSGEIIETPIISNFKEGLTVNEYFNSTHGARKGLADTALKTANSGYLTRRLVDVAQDCIVNLVDCGTDKGLTMTAIVDAGQVVASIGARVLGRTALDDIDHPVTGERIVNAGQMILEPHVVEIEKAGIQSIRIRSALTCEVQTGVCSVCYGRDLARGTPVNMGEAVGVIAAQSIGEPGTQLTMRTFHLGGTANVVDQSFLEASYEGTIQIKNRNALRNSEGNLVAMGRNMAVTILDERGVERSSQRVAYGSKLFVDDGDKVKRGQRLAEWDPYTRPMLTEVAGTVEFEDVVDSVSVLESTDESTGITKRQVIDWRSTPRGNDLKPAIVIKDASGSIMKLARGGEARFMLSVDAILSVEPGTKVSQGDVLARVPMESAKTKDITGGLPRVAELFEARRPKDHAIIAEIDGTVRMGRDYKNKRRVMIEPAEDGVEAVEYLIPKGKPFHLQDGDYIEKGDYILDGNPAPHDILAIKGVEALASYLVNEIQEVYRLQGVVINDKHIEVIVRQMLQKVEITDSGDSQYIVGDNVDRIELDDANERLIEDGKKPAFGEPVLLGITKASLQTPSFISAASFQETTKVLTEAAIAGKMDTLQGLKENVIVGRLIPAGTGGTMTQIRRIATGRDEMILDERRKSTGASSATPMLQNMAGSDTVPAGE; from the coding sequence ATGAACCAAGAGGTCATGAATCTTTTCAACCCGCAGGTGCCTGCGCAGCAGTTCGACTCGATCCGTATCTCGATCGCGTCGCCCGAGAAGATTCTCTCCTGGTCCTACGGCGAAATCAAAAAGCCGGAGACCATCAACTACCGTACGTTCAAGCCGGAACGCGACGGCCTGTTCTGCGCGCGCATCTTCGGGCCCATCAAGGACTACGAATGCCTGTGCGGCAAGTACAAGCGCATGAAGTACAAGGGCATCATCTGCGAAAAGTGCGGCGTGGAAGTCACGCTCTCGCGCGTTCGCCGCGAGCGCATGGGCCATATCGAGCTCGCAGCACCCGTTGCCCACATCTGGTTCCTGAAGTCGCTTCCTTCGCGCATCTCGACGCTTCTCGACATGACGCTGAAGGATGTCGAGCGCGTTCTCTACTTCGAAAACTACATTGTCACGGAACCCGGCCTCACCGCGCTCAAGGAACACCAGCTGCTCTCCGAAGAGGAGTACATGCTGGCGATCGACGAGTATGGTGAAGACCAGTTCAGCGCCATGATCGGCGCCGAAGCCATCTATGAAATGCTGGCTTCGATGAACCTCGAAAAACTCGCAGGCGACCTGCGCTCGGATCTCGCCGACACCACGTCGGATCTGAAGCAGAAGAAGCTGATGAAGCGCCTGAAGATCGTTGAAAACTTCATCGAATCCGGCAACCGCCCGGAATGGATGATCATGAAGGTCGTTCCCGTCATCCCGCCGGACCTGCGCCCGCTGGTTCCGCTCGATGGCGGCCGTTTCGCGACGTCCGACCTGAACGATCTCTACCGCCGCGTCATCAACCGTAACAACCGTCTGAAGCGCCTGATCGAACTGCGCGCGCCGGGCATCATCATCCGCAACGAAAAGCGCATGCTGCAGGAATCTGTGGACGCGCTGTTCGACAATGGCCGCCGTGGCCGCGTCATCACCGGCGCCAACAAGCGTCCGCTGAAGTCGCTCTCCGACATGCTGAAGGGCAAGCAGGGCCGTTTCCGCCAGAACCTGCTCGGCAAGCGCGTCGACTATTCCGGCCGTTCGGTCATCGTGACCGGTCCGGAACTGAAGCTGCACCAGTGCGGCCTGCCGAAGAAGATGGCGCTCGAACTGTTCAAGCCGTTCATCTACGCCCGCCTCGACGCCAAGGGGTATTCCTCGACCGTCAAGCAGGCCAAGAAGCTGGTTGAAAAGGAAAAGCCGGAAGTTTGGGATATCCTCGACGAGGTCATCCGCGAGCATCCGGTTCTCTTGAACCGCGCACCGACGCTGCACCGCCTGGGCATCCAGGCCTTCGAACCGATCCTGGTCGAAGGCAAGGCCATTCAGCTGCACCCGCTCGTCTGCACGGCCTTCAACGCCGACTTCGACGGCGACCAGATGGCTGTTCACGTGCCGCTCTCGCTGGAAGCCCAGCTGGAAGCCCGCGTGCTGATGATGTCGACCAACAACATCCTGCACCCGGCAAACGGCGCACCGATCATCGTTCCGTCGCAGGACATGGTTCTCGGTCTCTACTACCTGTCGATCATGAACCAGAACGAGCCGGGCGAAGGCATGGTCTTCTCCGACATGGGCGAACTGCATCATGCTCTTGAGAACAAGGTCGTGACGCTGCATGCCAAGATCCGCGGCCGCTTCAAGTCGGTTGACGAGGAAGGCAAGCCCTACACGAAGATCTTCGAAACGACGCCCGGCCGCATGATCATCGGCGAGCTCCTGCCGAAGAACGGCAAGGTGCCCTTCGACATCTGCAACCAGGAAATGACCAAGAAGAACATCTCCAAGATGATCGACACGGTCTACCGCCATTGCGGCCAGAAGGACACGGTCATCTTCTGCGACCGCATCATGCAGCTCGGCTTCACCCATGCCTGCCGCGCCGGCATCTCGTTCGGCAAGGACGACATGATCATTCCGGAAACTAAGGCGAAGATCGTCGGCGAGACCGAAAGCCTGGTGAAGGAATACGAGCAGCAGTACAATGACGGCCTGATCACTCAGGGCGAAAAGTACAACAAGGTCGTCGATGCCTGGGGCAAGGCCACCGAAAAGGTTGCCGAAGACATGATGGCCCGCATTAAGGCCGTCGAATTCGACGCCGAAACCGGTCGCCAGAAGCCGATGAACGCGATCTACATGATGTCCCACTCCGGTGCCCGTGGTTCTCCGAACCAGATGCGCCAGCTGGGCGGCATGCGCGGCCTGATGGCGAAGCCGTCGGGTGAAATCATCGAGACGCCGATCATCTCGAACTTCAAGGAAGGCCTCACCGTTAACGAGTACTTCAACTCGACCCACGGTGCCCGTAAGGGTCTGGCCGATACGGCTCTGAAGACCGCGAACTCCGGTTACCTGACCCGTCGTCTCGTCGACGTGGCGCAGGATTGCATCGTCAACCTCGTGGATTGCGGCACCGACAAGGGCCTGACCATGACGGCGATCGTCGATGCCGGTCAGGTCGTGGCCTCCATCGGTGCACGTGTCCTTGGTCGTACCGCGCTTGATGACATCGATCATCCGGTCACCGGCGAGCGTATCGTCAATGCCGGTCAGATGATCCTCGAGCCGCATGTGGTCGAGATCGAAAAGGCCGGTATCCAGTCGATCCGCATCCGTTCGGCGCTCACCTGCGAAGTCCAGACGGGCGTCTGCTCGGTCTGCTACGGTCGCGACCTGGCACGCGGCACGCCCGTCAACATGGGCGAAGCCGTCGGCGTCATCGCGGCGCAGTCGATCGGCGAGCCGGGCACGCAGCTCACCATGCGTACGTTCCACTTGGGCGGCACGGCAAACGTGGTGGACCAGTCGTTCCTGGAAGCCTCCTACGAGGGCACGATCCAGATCAAGAACCGCAACGCGCTTCGCAATTCGGAAGGCAATCTTGTGGCCATGGGCCGCAACATGGCCGTCACGATTCTCGATGAGCGTGGCGTCGAACGCTCCTCGCAGCGCGTCGCCTACGGTTCGAAGCTGTTCGTGGACGACGGCGACAAGGTCAAGCGCGGTCAGCGTCTGGCGGAGTGGGATCCCTATACCCGCCCGATGCTCACCGAAGTGGCCGGTACGGTCGAATTCGAAGATGTCGTGGACTCGGTCTCGGTTCTGGAATCGACCGACGAATCCACCGGTATCACGAAGCGTCAGGTTATCGACTGGCGTTCGACCCCGCGTGGTAACGACCTGAAGCCGGCGATCGTCATCAAGGATGCCAGCGGTTCGATCATGAAGCTCGCCCGTGGTGGCGAAGCCCGCTTCATGCTCTCCGTCGATGCGATCCTGTCGGTCGAGCCGGGCACCAAGGTCAGCCAGGGTGACGTCCTTGCGCGTGTTCCGATGGAAAGCGCCAAGACCAAGGACATCACCGGTGGTCTGCCGCGTGTTGCCGAACTGTTCGAAGCGCGTCGTCCGAAGGATCATGCCATCATCGCCGAGATCGATGGTACGGTTCGCATGGGCCGCGACTACAAGAACAAGCGTCGCGTGATGATCGAGCCGGCGGAAGACGGTGTTGAGGCGGTCGAGTACCTGATCCCGAAGGGCAAGCCCTTCCATCTTCAGGATGGCGACTATATCGAAAAGGGTGACTACATCCTCGACGGTAACCCGGCACCGCACGACATCCTGGCAATCAAGGGCGTGGAGGCTCTGGCTTCCTACCTCGTGAACGAAATCCAGGAAGTCTACCGACTGCAGGGCGTTGTGATCAACGACAAGCACATCGAGGTGATCGTTCGCCAGATGCTGCAGAAGGTCGAGATCACCGACTCGGGCGACAGCCAGTACATCGTGGGCGACAATGTCGACCGCATCGAACTGGACGATGCCAACGAGCGTCTCATCGAGGACGGCAAGAAGCCGGCCTTCGGCGAGCCGGTCCTGCTCGGCATCACCAAGGCCTCGCTGCAGACGCCGTCCTTCATCTCGGCTGCCTCCTTCCAGGAAACCACCAAGGTTCTCACGGAAGCGGCAATCGCCGGCAAGATGGATACGCTGCAGGGCCTCAAGGAAAACGTCATCGTCGGCCGCCTCATCCCGGCTGGTACCGGCGGCACCATGACGCAGATCCGCCGCATCGCCACCGGCCGCGACGAGATGATCCTCGACGAGCGCCGCAAGTCGACGGGTGCATCGAGCGCCACGCCGATGCTGCAGAACATGGCCGGTTCGGACACCGTTCCGGCTGGCGAATAA
- the rpsL gene encoding 30S ribosomal protein S12: protein MPTVNQLIRKPRQAQVKRNKVPALQENPQKRGVCTRVYTTTPKKPNSALRKVAKIRLTNGFEVIGYIPGEGHNLQEHSVVMIRGGRVKDLPGVRYHIIRGVLDTQGVKNRKQRRSKYGAKRPK from the coding sequence ATGCCTACCGTAAACCAGCTGATCCGTAAGCCCCGCCAGGCACAGGTAAAGCGCAACAAGGTGCCTGCTCTGCAGGAGAACCCGCAGAAGCGCGGCGTTTGCACCCGCGTCTACACGACGACCCCGAAGAAGCCGAACTCGGCTCTGCGTAAGGTCGCCAAGATCCGTCTGACCAATGGCTTCGAAGTCATTGGCTACATTCCGGGTGAAGGTCACAACCTGCAGGAACACTCCGTCGTCATGATCCGTGGCGGCCGCGTGAAGGACTTGCCGGGTGTGCGTTACCACATCATCCGCGGCGTTCTCGATACCCAGGGTGTCAAGAACCGCAAGCAGCGCCGCTCGAAGTACGGCGCGAAGCGTCCGAAGTAA
- the rpsG gene encoding 30S ribosomal protein S7 translates to MSRRHRAEKREINPDPKFGDLVVTKFMNAIMLHGKKSVAESIVYGAFDAVQGKAKQEPLQVFHQALENVAPHVEVRSRRVGGATYQVPVDVRPERRQALAIRWLIAAARKRNETTMVDRLSGELMDAANNRGSAVKKREDTHKMADANRAFSHYRW, encoded by the coding sequence ATGTCAAGACGTCACAGAGCAGAGAAGCGTGAGATCAACCCGGATCCGAAGTTCGGTGATCTGGTTGTCACGAAGTTCATGAACGCCATCATGCTGCACGGCAAGAAGTCGGTCGCTGAAAGCATCGTCTACGGTGCCTTCGACGCGGTCCAGGGCAAGGCCAAGCAGGAGCCGCTGCAGGTTTTCCATCAGGCGCTGGAAAATGTTGCTCCGCACGTTGAAGTTCGTTCGCGCCGCGTTGGTGGTGCTACCTATCAGGTTCCGGTCGATGTCCGTCCGGAGCGCCGCCAGGCTCTCGCCATTCGCTGGCTGATTGCAGCTGCACGCAAGCGCAACGAAACGACCATGGTCGACCGTCTTTCGGGCGAACTGATGGATGCCGCCAACAACCGTGGCAGCGCCGTCAAGAAGCGCGAAGACACGCACAAGATGGCCGACGCGAACCGCGCATTCTCGCACTACCGTTGGTAA